The genome window TTGGAAAAAGAAGAGATTATCGGCGACGCGGTGAAAAAAATAGGGCGGATATTCCCGGGCCTGCGCTTCGTGTGGGACAATATCCGCACCATCCTCCGCTCGGCTTTTATCGGCATTTTCGTGGGCGCGGTTCCGGGAACCGGCGCGACGATAGCGGCGATTGTGGCTTACGGGCAGCAAAAACGGCTGTCCAAACACCCGGAAAAGATGGGACACGGCGCCGAGGAAGGCATCGTGGCCGCGGAAACGTCAAATAACGCCTGCTGCGGCGGCGCCATAACCACCATGCTGTCCCTGGGCATCCCCGGGGACGCGGTCACGGCGATCATCATCGGGCAGTTTCTCATCCAGGGGTTGCGTCCGGGGCCAATGCTGTTCCAGGAGCGCCCGGACCTCGTGGGGGCGATCTTTCTCGGGTTTATCTGCGCCAACATATTCATGTGCATCATCGGCCTGTCCGCCGCGCGGCTCTTCGCCAATTTGCTCGGCACCCGCCGCGTGATCCTCCAACCCTTCATCCTGGCGCTCTGCTTTGTCGGGTCGTTCGCCATCCAAAACCAGATTTTCGATGTGGGCGTCATGGTGCTGTTCTCGGTCGTGGGCTATGCCATGATAAAACTGGATATCCCCAGGGCGCCGCTCGTGCTGGCGCTTATCCTGGGGCCGCTCATGGAAAGCAATCTCAGGCGCAGCTTCAATATATACGGCGACGGGTTAGAGGTATTTTCCGCCTTCATCCACAGGCCGTTGGCCGTGGTCATCGCGGTCTTGACGATTTTGCTCTTCCTCTACCCCTTTATCCGGAACATCGCGTCACGCAGGAAAATAAAAGTGTAACCGATCAGGCGGGCCATGGGCGTCCGGCGGGCTTTCCACCCTGGCCGGATCTTTGAACACGCCCGCGGGCTTCTCCATAAAACATTGCAACCAGTTAAGAATAAAGGAAATAGCATGTCTACCGCCACTGTCCTTGTACCCCATGAAATGTTGACGCGCTACACCAGGGACGTCCTGGCCAAACTCGGCATGCCCGAAACGGATGCCGCCTATGCCGCGGACTGCCTGGTTCAGACGACTCTGTGGGGCATTGACTCCCACGGCATAATCCGGCTGCTCATATATTCGGAGCGTCTCGGCAACGGGGCTTTGAAAATTTCTCCCGCCATACGGACCATCAAGGAATTCGGCGCAACGGCCCTTATGGACGGCGATGCTTGCCTTGGATACATCGGCGCGCGCGAAGCCATGAAAAAAGCCATATCCCTTGCCAAACAGCACGGCATCGGCAGCGTTCTGATGCGCAACTCCAACCATTTCGGCGCGGCGGGCATCTACGCGCGGGAAGCCGCAAAGGAAGGCATGATCGCGCTCGTCATGAGCAACACGCCGGTCAACATGGCGGCCCCGGGCAGCAAGGGGCCGGTGCTGGGCAACCACCCCATTGCGTTCGCCGCCCCGCTGTTTGATGACCACCCCATGGTATTCGATACCTGCATGTCCGAGGTCGCCGGCGGAAAACTGCTTGTGGCCAAGGAAAAAGGGGAAAAAATCCCGTTCGGCTGGGCCGTGGACAAAGACGGCAACCCGACGGACGACCCCGCCGCCGGGCTTGCGGGCGCGTTCCTCCCCCTGGCCGGGCACAAGGGGTATTGCTTCGCCCTGATGGAAGAAGTCCTGACCGGCCTGTTGTCGCACGGCGTCTTTTTGGGCGACATCGGCCATCTGTTCAAGCAGCCGAAGGAAACCTGCCACATCAGCCACCATATGCTGGTCATGAACCCCCTGGCCTTGATGGAAGAAAAAGAATGGACGGCCAGCATGCGCGAGATGCGTAACAGGATCAAGGAAACCCCAATGCGGGACGCCGGCGCGAAACTGATATTCCCCGGCGAAATCGAAGA of uncultured delta proteobacterium contains these proteins:
- a CDS encoding conserved membrane hypothetical protein (Evidence 4 : Homologs of previously reported genes of unknown function), with protein sequence MELLSAGIGLIADPKLIAILFGAVFLGVSIGSLPGLTAVMGVAILSPFTYNLPAQTGILALVGIYVGANYGGSISATLLNIPGTPAAVATAFDAHPMAKRGEAGRAIGIATVSSTVGGLISAAALIFTAPLIAGFALKFTSIELFCVAVLGLSIIIFIAEENYLKGFIAAIFGLLIAAVGADPMSSHPRLTFDQLELYTGVNFILVMIGLFGGAESIVQLEKEEIIGDAVKKIGRIFPGLRFVWDNIRTILRSAFIGIFVGAVPGTGATIAAIVAYGQQKRLSKHPEKMGHGAEEGIVAAETSNNACCGGAITTMLSLGIPGDAVTAIIIGQFLIQGLRPGPMLFQERPDLVGAIFLGFICANIFMCIIGLSAARLFANLLGTRRVILQPFILALCFVGSFAIQNQIFDVGVMVLFSVVGYAMIKLDIPRAPLVLALILGPLMESNLRRSFNIYGDGLEVFSAFIHRPLAVVIAVLTILLFLYPFIRNIASRRKIKV
- a CDS encoding conserved hypothetical protein (Evidence 4 : Homologs of previously reported genes of unknown function), whose product is MSTATVLVPHEMLTRYTRDVLAKLGMPETDAAYAADCLVQTTLWGIDSHGIIRLLIYSERLGNGALKISPAIRTIKEFGATALMDGDACLGYIGAREAMKKAISLAKQHGIGSVLMRNSNHFGAAGIYAREAAKEGMIALVMSNTPVNMAAPGSKGPVLGNHPIAFAAPLFDDHPMVFDTCMSEVAGGKLLVAKEKGEKIPFGWAVDKDGNPTDDPAAGLAGAFLPLAGHKGYCFALMEEVLTGLLSHGVFLGDIGHLFKQPKETCHISHHMLVMNPLALMEEKEWTASMREMRNRIKETPMRDAGAKLIFPGEIEEMCEAKRKKEGIPMTATLFESLNKVGEPFGLAMKLNG